One Acidobacteriota bacterium genomic window, CGGGCGGGCGCCGACTACAAACCGAGTTTCAACGAAGATCCGGCCATTCCGGCCCAGTGCTGGATCGAGACGGGCTACGGGACTCAGAACGCCTGTCTTTACTGCCACACGGACTATCTCACGAAAATCGGCCACGGCAACGCGTTTCCGCTGGGCGAGGACCAGGTTCTCTACAGCTTCCCGTCGCCCTCGCTGAACCACATCCTGTGGAAAAACGTGATCTTTCCGGGCAGCATCGACGCCCGCCTCAAAGCCGAGGGCGTGCCTCTTCCGGAGTTCGACGACACGGCTTACGTCCGCGCCGACAACTGGCGGCCGGCCTTTCTGCGGGCCCGGGCCGGCGGCAACATGGACTGGATGAACATGGACGACCCGGACGACGAGTTTGCCCTGTTTCCGGCCCTCGACCCGAATCATCTTTTCCCGTATGATCCCGCCGACCCGACCTCGGGTGGGACGCACGGCTATATCGATCCCGAAGGTTTTGTCCGGGACGAAAAGGACGGATACACGGGCTGGCGGGCCTACAATTTCTTCCCTTACGGGATTTTCACGCCGCTCACCGGAAGCGTCAGCGGGGTTTATATCCGCCTTCCCGGAAGCTTCATGTCCGCGGCCGGCGCCTTCGACATTGAGATCTACAAGAAAAACCTCGACCTCCTCGAAAGAAACATCAAGGACCGTGCGCCCGAGGAAGAAGTTTACTACGGCGATGCGTCCGGCGTTCCGGTGGAAAGAGGCTTTTATCCCGTGGGCGCGGAGATCGCCCATCCGCTTCACTACGTCGATCTCAACGCCGACGGCGAAAGAGGCTATGAACTCGACGGTGCGGAGGCCGTCGGCGGTACGGTCTACGAATTTCCGGGCACGCGCTCCAAGCGGGTCAAGGAAATCCGTTACATGTACAAGTGGAAACCCGTGACCCTGGCCGATATCGCCCCACCCGATGATGAGGACGATGAAGAGGAGATCGTTATCGGCCGGGAAGGCCAGGGCTGGGTGGACAACGGTGCCGGCTGGATTCTTTCCGCTTATATCGAGAACCGCAAAGGGGAGCTCCGGACCCAGACGACCGAAGAGCTCATGCAGTGCATCGGCTGCCACGGCAACGTCGGCAACACGATCGACTCCGTCTGGTCGTTCACGAGAAAACTTCCCGGCGAGGACGGCTGGCGGGAGATGGACTACGGCCGTTACGACAGCCGCCGGCCGGACATGACCCGGCTTCAGGACTTCGAGAGGGAAGACGATGGAAGAGGGGAGCTCGAATACTTCTATCATGCCGTCGTCGGGGCCGACCTCTACGGCGTGATGCCGGCCGAAATCTCCGCCGAACTCAAGCGCTATGCCAAGGACAGGGATCTTGTGGGCAAGCTCGGCCTCGCTCATGGAAACGGGGAGATTTTCGACGACGAAGCGCTCAAGACCATGGCCCGGGAAGAGCGCGAAAGCCGGCTTCGCGCCCGGCAGGCCGTCATGCGCGACTATGCGGCCGCGCGGGAATATCTCGCCTACGACAAGTCCGACGATGCGTATTACATCAAGGGTTCGATCTTCTATCCCTTCCTTTCGACCATGAAGGCGAACATTCAGCTCTATAGGAAGATCGTGCTGGACCAGAGCTACAATCTGGGGAAGGACGTCTTCGGGACGGAACCCGGCCACGTGCCGTTCACTTTCCGGTCGGACGGAACGGTGCTCGATGCTTCGCGGAAAACGATCGCCGCAGGTGAGGTTATCGCCAGCCGTCCCTACGGCGAAGACGGTGTCGGCGTGACGCCCACGGGTCTTGTCGCCGTCAATGCGGACGGCGTGCCGGTCGACAAGGACGGAAACCCGGTCGACATCGAGGAGGCGCCGGAGCGCGCCGCCGGACACGTCTCGACCGGCGGGACCTTCGACACGATGTACAATCCGATTCTCACCGACCGGCCGGTTCGGAAGAAGAAGTAGACTGAGACAGGACAAAACGGACGGAAGTCAGTCGAAATAGCCCGTGAGGTCGTTGCGGTTGAGCCCCTGTTCGAGGGTCGTTGGGACCACGGACTTATTGAGATTCTTGTCGAGCGGATTGGGAACAATCTCGCCGTGGGCGTTGGCGGCGACGGCATCGGCAGCGGAAAATTCCGGTGTCAAGATTGGAAAGGATATCCCCAATGAAGAGGAAAGCTTCAATCAACATGCAAACCGTGATGATTTTTTTGATCGGAATCTTTGCGGTGATCGGTCCCGGAGCCGGCCTTTCAAGACCGCCTGATGCCCCGGCGGATGCCGTGCGGAGCCCGCTTCTCGACTCCTGGCCGCAGCACGTCGAACATCGTGAAAAAACCGAGTTCCGCCTGGAATGGATCTCGGTCGGCCCGGTCATGAACAGCGCCCGTGCCGCTTCCGTGAAGGGCGATCCTGACAGGCCGGGCACTCTGTATGTGGCCTTCGGCCCCGGGAATCTCTGGAAAACGACGGACAACGGTCTGACATGGACCCCGATCTTCGAAAACCAGTCCACGCTGGGGATCGGGGATTTTGCCCTAGCCCCGTCACGTCCCGAAACGATCTGGCTTGGGTCGGGCGTCAACCTCAAGAAGCCCCGCAACTTCACGATGCCGGGAACGGGTGTTTTTCGCTCCGACGACGGCGGCCGGACCTGGCGGAACATGGGGCTTCACGACTCCTATCACATCGGAAAGATCGCCGTGCATCCGGAAAATCCCGATATCGTGTTCGCGGCCGTCCACGGGCATTACTGGACGACCAACCGCAATCGTGGCCTCTACCGGACCCTTGACGGCGGCCGGACCTGGGAACACGTCCTGTTCGTCGACGAGCGGACCGGGGCCAACGAGGTCGTCCTGGCGCCCTCCAATCCCGATATCGTCTACGCGACGACCTGGGAGATCCATCCCGGCGTTTCGGGACCGGGAAGCGGCGTCTATCGAAGCGAGGACGGCGGGGCGACCTGGCGGCGGCTCGGGGGCGGACTTCCGGACGGACCGAAGACCGGACGGATCGGCGTCGATGTCTCCTGGACCGATCCCGACAAGGCCTACGTCCTTGTCGACAATCTCAACATCAGCGACACCCGGGGAGCCGAAGTCTACAAGACGACGGACGGCGGACGAACATGGGCCCGGACGCACCACGACGATCTTCTCATCTTTCCACGGATCGGCTGGTACTTCACGGATATCTATGTGAACCCCAGGGACGATGAGGAGATTTTCGCACTCGGCGTTCGGGTCGCTCACAGCACGGACGGCGGCCGGACCTTCGGGCTCATGGGCGGTAATGTTTTCCATCTCTTCCCGAACATCGCCGAGACCCTCCACCTCGACCACTGTGAGATGTGGATCAATCCGCGGAATCCCGACCACCTGGCCCTGGCCAATGACGGCGGTCTCTACGTCTCCTACGACAAGGGCGGAAGCTGGCTGCATCACAACAATCTTCCGGTCGGGGAATTCTACACCGTGTCCGTCGACAACCAGGACCCCTACATGATTTACGGCGGAACGCAGGACGATTCTTCCGTTACCGGTCCGGCCCGGGAGTGGGATCCGCGTTTTCCCGACGGCTGGCGATACGTCTGGCTCGATGCCTGGGCCGGGGGGGACGGCTGTGTGACTTTCGCCGATCCCGAAGATCCGAACACGGTCTACTTTTCCGCGCAGCACGGCGCCGCGCGGCGCAAGGACATGCGGTCGGGACGTTCGGTGTCCATCCGGCCTCGTCTGCCCAAGGGGCACACGGGTCGACAGGAATACAATTTCATCACGCCTTATTTTTTATCGCCTCACAACCGCTTGACGCTCTACCATGCGGGCAACTATCTCTTCAAAAGCCTCGACCGCGGCGATAATTGGCGGCTCATCAGCCCCGATCTTTCGAAGTCCCGTGATCCGGAGCGCATCTCAACGGCGGCCGGCGCGGCCGCGGAATCGCCGCTTGAACCCGGTCTTCTCTTTGTCGGGATGGACTGCGGCGCTTTCTGGGTCAGTCCGGACGACGGCCGGAGGTGGATCGAGCGTTCGGCCGGGCTGCCGAACCGCTATATCCGGAGCATTTTCCCCTCCCGCTTCGACCGCGACCGGGTGTATGTCGCGGTTCCCGGCATCAACGACGACGATTTCGGCTGTCACCTCTTCGTCACGGAGGATTTGGGGGAGACGTGGACCTCCATAAAAGGAAATCTTCCCGACGAGGTCGCTTATGTGATTTTGGAGGATGCGACCAACGAAAACATCCTGTTCGCCGGACTATTCCGCGGCGTCTATGTCTCGACCGATCGCGGGATAAGCTGGTCTCTGCTGGGACCGAACATGCCCGCGGCGGCGGTCTCGGACCTGGCCGTCCAGGAACGGGAGCAGGACCTCGTCGCCTCGACCTACGGGCGGGGGATATATGTCATGAACATCCGGCCCATCCGCGAAGCTTTCGTGGGCGGAGCGCCCGCCGCCGACCGCCTCTTCGATCCCCCCGCCGCCCGGCTGCCCTGGATCAACGACACCCACCGCGACCCGCGTCTGAGCACGATCGAGAAAACGCCGATCACTTTTTATCTGACGCGCGATGCGGAAGTGACCCTCAGCGTTCGGAACGTGGAAGATGAGGCGATTTGGGCAAAAAAAATCGATGGAAAAACGGGCTTCAACCAGGTCCGCTGGGATCTGGTGACCCGAACCGTTGACAGCCCGGAGCCCTATTTCATCCGGTACAGGGAGTTCGCACCGGCCGGCGAGCATACGGTCCGGATTACGGGCAAGGGAATCGAACTCCGCGGACGGCTTGTCGTCCGGGAGCGGGAAACACCCCCGCCGCCCGTCATCGTCGAATAAGCCCCGGAAACATCAATCGAAATAGCCCGTGAGATCATCCCGGTTGAGTCCCTGTTCGAGGGCCGTCCGGGCCACGGCGCGGGCCACGGATTTGTGAAGATTCTTGTCGAGCGGGTTGGGGACGATCTCTCCGGGTTGGGCGGCGGCGGCGATGGCGTCGGCCGCGGCGGAAAGCATCTCGCGGCTGATCCTCGGCACGTCGGCATCGACGGCGCCGCGGAAGATTCCGGGAAATCCGAGGACGTTGTTGACCGACTTACCATCGGCGGCGAAAGCCGCTCCGGCTTTCAGGGCAACTTCAGGCTCGATTTCGGGGTTGGGATTGGACAGGGCCAGAATGATCTGTCCTTTCCGAACCATGTCCGGCTTGATCAACCCGGGAACGCCCGTTGTGGAGATGACGACGTCGCAGCCGGCCATGACCGCCTTAAGGTCGGAGGGCTCACCGCCCGCGCTTTTCAGCCTGGCGAGGGCCTCCGGGGCGATATCGGCACCGGCGACCGGCGTTTCGAACCGGAATATCAGCATTTTCGAAAGGGCCAGCCCGGCCGCGCCGAGCCCGATGACGCCCATCCGGCAGTGGGCGAGATCGATCCCGGCCGCCTTAGACGCATTCAGAAGTGTTGCCGTCACGACGACGGCCGTGCCGTGCTGATCGTCGTGCATGACGGGGATGTCGACCCGGGCCTGAATGCGCTCTTCAATGTCGAAACAGCGGGGAGCCGAGATGTCTTCGAGCTGAATGGCTGCGAAAGTCGGAGCGATGTGAACGACGGTTTCGACGATCTCGTCGGGATCCTTGGTGTCGAGGAGGATCGGCATGCCTGAAAGGCCGGTCAAGGTTTCGAGAAGGCTGGCCTTGCCTTCCATGACCGGCATGCCGGCCTTCGGGCCGATGTCGCCGAGACCGAGGACGGCCGTTCCGTCCGTGATGATGGCCACGAGGTGGCGGATGGACGTGTACCGCCGGGCCAGGGCCGGATTGTCCCTGATCTTCAGACAGACTTCGGCGACGCCGGGCGTGTAAACCCGCCGCAGGGTCGACAGGTTGGTGATGTCGTAACGGCTGCGGACGGCGATCTTTCCGCCCTGGTGCATCTCCAGAACGTCGTCGCGGACCTCGATCAGTTGGGCCTCCGAGTCGTTTTCGACGGCCTGAATCAGACGGCCGAGATGGTCGAGGTCACCGGCCCAGACATTGATGTCGCGATCGACGGCGGCCCCGCCGATGTGGATGGTCTTGATTTCGCCGATGAGGCCGCCCTCGGCGCCGATTACGGAAAGCAGCCGGCCGAGCGTTCCGGGTTTTTGCTGAAGCCTGCAGCGGAATGTTCTCTGGATTTTGCCGTCCCACCACATGTCGCGTCTCCTTGAACGAAATCGATCCCGTCCCGGGACCGCGGAAAAGCATAGACCCACACCCGGGGATTGTCAAGAAACCACGGGCTTGAAGGCGTTTTCAGTCGCCGATGATTTCGTTCAGCCCGACGAGGGCTTCGGAAAGCTCTTCCGGAGACAGGCGGGAGATTTTGTCGCCGATGCGCTCCACGGCCAGGGTCCGAATCTGGCTGATTTTGATCCAGGAACGCTTGGGAAGGCCCTTGGTTTTAATTTCCAGGGTCAGGGGAAATCCCGCCTGTTGGGGGCGACCGGTTATGGCCATGGCGATCGCGGTACCGGAGCGGTCATTGAAAACGTCATGACTCAAGATGAGTACGGGCCTTCGGCCGGTTTGCTCATGGCCTCGTCCCGGGCTCAAATCCGCCCAACGGATCTCGCCTCTCAGTATTCCGGCCATCGGGCGACATCCTCGGAAAATCCTTCTTCGGCCAGTTCCTTCTCCGCGCCCGGATCAAGCCGGGCACATTCCCGGGCCAGGCGGATCTTGTTCAAACGGTCGAGCTTCTCTGTAAGGGCGGATTCGACGGCCCGGCTTCGATTGGGGAAGGTCCCGCTTTCGACAAGGCGATCCAGCCGCCTCAGCAATTCTCCATCGATCGAAACGGCGATTTTAGCTTTGGGCATGAAACACCTCTCAGTATGACGATATGTCATACTAAAGGATGTGTCAAGCCCTCCGGAATCATGTTCACAGACTTTGATCCGGGGTCGCTTAAACATGATCCTCCGTCTCCATTTAAACAGACGAATTATTCCGGAGGAGACTCTCAGAGAAGGTGTTGCGGTTTGACAGGGCCCTCCGGCCGGGCCTATACTCCGGGCGTTGAACGGAGGTGGACCATGACCGTACGTTTTGCACGGCTGATCGCGGTGTTGGCCTGTGTCCCGGTTGTGTTGGCGGCTGAAGACGGGCGCACGCAATTCATCAGA contains:
- a CDS encoding NAD-dependent malic enzyme, whose protein sequence is MWWDGKIQRTFRCRLQQKPGTLGRLLSVIGAEGGLIGEIKTIHIGGAAVDRDINVWAGDLDHLGRLIQAVENDSEAQLIEVRDDVLEMHQGGKIAVRSRYDITNLSTLRRVYTPGVAEVCLKIRDNPALARRYTSIRHLVAIITDGTAVLGLGDIGPKAGMPVMEGKASLLETLTGLSGMPILLDTKDPDEIVETVVHIAPTFAAIQLEDISAPRCFDIEERIQARVDIPVMHDDQHGTAVVVTATLLNASKAAGIDLAHCRMGVIGLGAAGLALSKMLIFRFETPVAGADIAPEALARLKSAGGEPSDLKAVMAGCDVVISTTGVPGLIKPDMVRKGQIILALSNPNPEIEPEVALKAGAAFAADGKSVNNVLGFPGIFRGAVDADVPRISREMLSAAADAIAAAAQPGEIVPNPLDKNLHKSVARAVARTALEQGLNRDDLTGYFD
- a CDS encoding type II toxin-antitoxin system PemK/MazF family toxin; this encodes MAGILRGEIRWADLSPGRGHEQTGRRPVLILSHDVFNDRSGTAIAMAITGRPQQAGFPLTLEIKTKGLPKRSWIKISQIRTLAVERIGDKISRLSPEELSEALVGLNEIIGD
- a CDS encoding ribbon-helix-helix domain-containing protein translates to MPKAKIAVSIDGELLRRLDRLVESGTFPNRSRAVESALTEKLDRLNKIRLARECARLDPGAEKELAEEGFSEDVARWPEY